The window CTGGTTTCCCTCTTTAGTCCAGAGTTGGAGAAAGGCTCGAAGAAGCGCGTGAAACTGCAGGAGAACGGGGAGCCTGGGCAGGGTCGCGAAAACGGGCAAAACGGACAGAACGAAGACATGGACTCGGACGATAATTACGCAGAGGTAGACGCCCGGCATCGGCACCCACGTGGCTTGAATCAGAACCGAACACAGTTTTTTGTCGTCTTCCTGCGAGCAGGACATCATGTCgccgctgcaggaggagagcggctgtgatgaagacgaggacgaggaggagggcagagaggaggaggaggacggttTCGACAGCGACGAGAGTCTGGTCGACTCGGACTCGGACTCTGATGACAAAGGTGCGTCTCTGACAGCTCATCCCTCACTTTCAGATGCAAATCAGCCTCTTTAATTCAAACAACAGACGAGTTCCGGACGAGATGCGTTACTGGCTGCTGCGTTCCTCTTTAAAGCAGACAACTTCCAGGCCGACCTGGCCGACCTGACCTGCGAGATCGAGATAAAACAGCGGCTGATAGACGAGCTGGAGAACAGTCAGAGGAGGCTGCTCATGCTGAAGCTGCAGTACGAGGAGAAGCTCATTCTGCTGCAGAACAAGATCCGAGACACTCAGCTGGAGCGCGACCGAGTGCTCCAGAACCTCAGTGAGTCCGGCCCTTCAGGGGAATCGCAATTTCATTTGGTTGGGCGGCTAAAGCAGCCAGAGGTGAAGTAAATTAGGAgaggaaaagttaaaaaaaacaacacttctGGCACCATATTTAGTGTCCATGGAGAATTACACAGAGGAGAAGGCCAACCGGATCAAGCAGGAGTACGAGAAACGGCTGAAGGAGATGAACCGGGATCTGCTGAAGCTCCAGGTGGCACAGAAGGAGCACACGCGTCTGCTGAAGAACCAGGGCAGGTACGAACGGGAGCTGAAGAAACTCCAGTTAGAGGTCAACGAGATGAAGAAAGCCAAGGTGAGGAGAGCGGAGgaagggacagggagggggcaCGCCCAAGAACGAGAGCTCCATAACGGCCCACCTTGTCCTCCCAGGTGGCGCTGATGaagcagatgaaggaggagcagcagcggaggaggatggtggaggCCAAGAGGACCCGGGAGATCGCTCAGCTCAAGAAGGAGCAACGTCGGCAAGAGGTGAGAACGCGCGTCTGTTCACACCCGGTCAGGAAATATGGAGATGTTTCAAATCTTAACTCCCCTCCTCCCACCATCAGTACCAGATTCGAGCGCTTGAGTCCCAGAAGCGGCAGCAGGAGCTGGTGCTGCGCAGGAAGACCCAGGAGGTGACCGCCTTACGCCGCCTGGCGAAGCCCATGTCGGACCGCGTGGCCGGGCGCGTGGCTCGCTGGAACCACAGCCCTTCGGTTACAGATTCTGGAGCGGATTTATCGGCGAGCACGGCGGCCAGCAGCTCCGAAGCCGAGACGGGAAGATCAGTGAGCGGGCTGGTGAGACAGtggaacaacaggaacaacGTGATGGGATACATGGGAGAGAGCGAGGGCAGCATGGACGGAACCAAGGTCATCGGGTAAGCAGGAGCACTTGATTTATTTGACCGGGAACATCCTCTGTTCAGTTCTGAGATGTGTTGCTCCGTTCCTCCGCAGCAATCGGAAGAAGTTGCCGCGTAAACCGGGAGGCCTGGGAAACAGCGGAGTGGCGAACAGAACCAGCAGTTTCTCCAAGTCGGCCCGTCAGAAATGGCAAACCCTGGAGCGGCGCATCATAGATATCGTGATGCAGAGAATGACCATAGCCAACGTGGAAGCTGACATGGACCGCCTCATCAAGGTAGGAACGTCTGGTTCTGTCTTACATCCAAAATTAGCTGGAAAACTAAACTTTTACTCATATTTTTGAATTAATTGAGGCAGTTAGGACCAGTGTGGCAGCTATGTAATAGGTTCAGCCCTAGATACATGATGATAAAAAGAAATGTGGCGGATATTTTACTTCCTGGGGTGTGGCTGCTGTTTTGCTGAGTCAGAAGCGAGAGGAGCTGACGGTCCAGCAGGAATCACTGTCACACAAAAGGGAGGTTCTGATGGCAGACGGGGAGGGACCCGAAGCAGAGGAACGCCTCCTGCAGGAAATCGGCGAAGAGATCGAGGTGCTGAACGCCAATATCGACTATATCAACGACAGCCTGTCTGACTGCCAGGCAACCATCGTACAGATAGAGGAGACCAAGgtattctctctcacacacacacaaacacatacacacataacaCACGGTTATACGTCAGTCTACGTTCTTTTGCAGGATGAGCTGGACTCAGTGGACACCTCTGTGGTGATCAGTTCCTGCTCTCTGGCTGAAGCTCGTCACCTGCTGGATCACTTCCTGAAGGCTTCCATAGACAAAGTGAGCCTTCGCTCTTCTCAAGAAAATGTCCCAAGaagataaataaaacatgaagcaCCTCCATACAAACCTGAATTAGTTAATATTTATCTTTTGTTGTCATCTGATTTGGTTGCATCTCTCCTGAGTTGTTATCAGACAGCAGTGAATTAAGGCGAATTGCTGACGTCATGCGCCTTAACGTCGTCAGAAATTAGCGTGGTACTGACCTCTTGCGGCAAATCTGCGTATTACATCATTTTGCTTGTAACGTATTTCCCGGGAGGTCTAATATGCTCACAGTTGTTCTAACACATTACCAGGAAAATTCTGCCCTCACAGATTATTTTGTGTTTAGAGTTTGCAGGTAGCTCAGAAGGAGGCTCAGATCAGACTCCTGGAAGGTCAGCTGAGGCAGACAGATGTAATTGGCTCTTCACACAATCATATGATCCTCGATGCCCTGCGAGAGAAGGCAGAATATATCCCTGAGCTCCAGGCTCTTATCCACAATGTGCAACAGGGTGAGTGTTTAATTGTGTCTCCCTGGCtgttaaaaatattaaaatatttaagcCGAGTCcgctttaaaaaagaaaatccactcAAGGAAAAAAACCAACTTTCATTCACTTCCAGAAAATGGTTATGCCAGCACAGATGAGGAGCCGTCTGAGTTCAGCCAAGCCTCTGACAGCAGGTACGGCTGCTAAAATAGTACCAACTAATTTCTTAATTTTTTTCACATTGTGATTAATTTACTCTAaattttctgggtttttttcaaCAGTGTATCTCAAATGAAGGAATCCAACAGCCAAgatgatttcaaaataaaggtacCCCTGGACTGATCAGTCATTTGCCGTAGCATGTGCCGTTTTCAATTTATAATCTCACAAAATTGACAAAACCCTTAATTTCTCTTCGGGCTGAGTGCTCCAGACGGTTGTGAATCAGAAAAATGCGTGCAAATTTCTGTTCATTATCGTCTTGTTTTAGCAGCTGTAATTCCCGAACATTGCCACAGGGTGGCAGCAAAGTCGCACCATTACACATCCTTCCATTCATTTTTTTGCTTGGTAAAATCCTGAATGACGGCTGTTTTTTTATAATCTAATCTCCTTTATTGAATTTCAGTTATTGGTTTTCATTATGCGGTTCGTTTGCTCTATGATTGATGTGTTTCTCTCCTCAGGGAGGTGttttcatatatttttttagtgtttaaaaCAATGCATATAATTATTTATACCCAGGTGGAGCCTCGGCTCTCTGGGCAGATGAAGGCCGTGTCGGCGGAGTATCTGGGTCCTGGTCTGGATGCTTCATCCAGTAGTAAACAGCAGTACATCACCAAATCTCTGGCGTCGCTGACAGACATCCAGGAGGACGGCCTGAGCCTGGCGACAGTCAGTTTGGGACTGAGCTTGGCCCTGCGAGACCCCCACAGGGAACGTGCATCCCGCACCATCAGCCTACCTGTCAGGGGACACACATTGTAAGTGAATCATAATAATCACTTTAATTAAGCTCTTAATCCGCCTGTAAAAACCcttaatgtgtttgtgtcagtcCCAGGCAGTCTCGTGGTTATGACACCTCCCCTTTAATGAGAAGGAAATCATACGATCGAGCGTACAGGTACGTGCACTGCCGTGATTATGTATctctctcccatctctccttaagctcatctctctctcctctttccttcctgACCCTCCGTCTTCTCATCAGGCCCACTGACGGCTAcacgcccccctcctcccctcctctgaggACCAGGAATGACCGCAATGTCTTCTCAAGGCTCACCAGCAACCAAACCCAAGGTTCTGCTCTGGACAAGTGAgttcttcctcttcagcttTGGTCCCTTTTTCCCTCCACACACTCTTGACTTGAGCCAAGCGAGCGGTTCCTCTCTTTAGAAGGTTAGGTGCATATTTCTGTACCAGTGAGCCTTCTATATCCGATGTGGGCCTCTAATCAGAGCAGTCCTGTAGATATCCAACGCCGTATTAGACAGCTTACTCAGAGCTAATTGTATTCTTTATTTCTCATCTATAAATAGAATCACCATGACAGAAACATGGTCTGATCCTCTGGTGATGTAATCCACGCAATGAGAAGCAAAATCAGATTTTTAACATGTAATCCACGCAACGCTTGTGCCCCTTCCGGCTGATTTGAAATCTTCTTCGAAGCGACGACGTCGTCTCCACCCGACAATCGATCCCGGCTGCTCCACGTGTGCTAGCGCTCGGTTCCAGCCCGCGTCGCTGCCCCGCGCCGTCCTCGTTTCAGCCGTTATCCGCCTAAAAGTTTTGTGGCTGCTTCGTCGCTCCAGAAGGGGCAGCGTGAACCGAGCTGGAATGTCGCGCCCTGCGCTTCGTACATGTGAGTCAGTGGGTGTTTGGGAGCGTGCGAGGGCTCATTATGTGGAGCAGCGGTAGGTAAATGAATTCTCCCTCGTCTTCTCTGGGTGCAGCCGTTGTCATGGATTGGCCCCTTTTGATTTGACTTGGACTGACAACGTGGGGCTTCTTTCATGTTCCCTCCGTGCACGAGAAGCCTGCGTCCAGACGGTGGGTTCAGGCAGGCAGTGgcttcttcctgctcttcctatgagcaacattagcagctgtATCGGTGGAATTAAAAGCACCAGATTGATGCAGAGATTTGACACATAATCCATCCTCCCAAATGTTAATGCAAAGCTAAATAGGGcttgtttattaaaataaattccaGTTTGGATCGCTTTTGTGAGTCTTGCATGATTGGGGCTGAAAAGAGAAGATTTCTGTTGTTGGAAtagatgatgttggtggtgttggtgttTACAAGATGAAGGAAAGTCTGCTCTTTGTTGGTCTAGTTTTTGTTCTTGTGACTGTGTGTTCAGCCTCTGAGAAGAAAcgcacaaagatcaggaaaatTGATTTTCGGCCCCCCTTCTGTTGTATTAAAGCTGTATTTTAATGCCATTTTTAATGAATGTGAGGAGTTCTCCTGAGAGAAAAGTGGATATTACTATGCTAACAGGAACCGGGCTCGCTGCAAATACCAATATCGCTCATCCTTCAACCGTGTTGCAGCCTCTAGACATTTTCAGAACCGTTTTATTTATTGCTCGTGAGTGCAAAGAGCAGACTTGCATGGTTAGAAACCTGAGGccataaaatatttataatataataACTCTTTTATTGGTGTGTTATACAATCACCAAAGTTCCCCTTTGAGCGATTGTGGGGGCGCTCTGTCTGcgtggtgtgaatgtttgtgtccCGCAGCAGCTTTAGGTGGGCTCACCTTCCACTTGGACGAATTTTATCTACTTTTCTGGATTTTCCCTGATTGTTTGTGAACTTACTTCTCGTGTTTGTTCCGTCTTTATTGCTTGAATGTGGCTGGAAAGAGAAAATGTGGAAGCAGGCTTAAATCAGGGGGATGAGTGactatgtgatttttttttatgagcGTTATGTTAAATTATTCCACTTTTTGTCAGCTTTCCTCCATTGAGGAAGcctcatttaaaataaacactgcAGTGAGCGCCTGTGGTGCCGGGAACTTTGGGAATCCTTCAGAATTTCCAGCCTTTCTGCATAAAACATTCCCGAACCGTGACAGTTGCCTGTCACCGCCACAGATGGAGTGACGCTCTAAAGTTTCTGTTCTTTAGAACATGTGAGGGGAAAATAGTTTTTAATCAAATCCGAGCAGAAAAATAAGCCATTTAGTGGGGAGGACAGTTTGATCGACGTCCTGGGGCGCCAGGAAAAAACAGCTGCTGTCGTTAGCTGCAGGCTAGCTTCATTAGCTGCTGCGTTTAGagcagtttatttttattgaacaCATAATAATGTCATCAGTTTAAAAGTTTTAATCGTAGCCGTCCTGGGTGTCCTTACAGTAAACATGATTTAATCACCTGGGGCGGTCAAGCAATCCGGTGTGTCCAGTGTGTCCAGAGAAACCCGCCCACGCTGTAATCACTGGACAAACTTCATTGTTTGACCGCTCTTCTCTACCTGTTTGCTCGCTGCTTAAACTCGTTTCCAGTCACATCCTTCCAGTAACCCTGTCTCTCCTTCAGTGTGGTTAACCCTTTCCTCTCCCCGTCCTGCCCttccctgtcctgctcctcttctgcctccagGTCAGATGACAGCGACTCCTCGCTCTCCGAGGTGCTCAGGTAGAGGAACTGTTTGTTGccgtgttgttttttttcctccatttgccTGTTACTTCACCCGGTGTTGACGTCGTCACCATCAGCCCTCCGTGCTTCATCCCAGCTTCTCCTTGTTTTTCTCCCGCGTCGGCCGCTGGGGTGCATGTTTTAACCACCAATATGGAGACCTGCTGGCCTGTGTAAGACTCCGAGTAGCGTTTCCAGCAAACAGCTGCCTTCCTGATGGCGAAATTACCAAAATAACCATCCATATTTCAGCCAATTCATCACCAAAATTATTGGATTGGCACCCACTCGAGTGCTAGATCCCCACTATTATACAGTAGTAATGAGAAATGCCAACGGTGATCTGCACAATTATTTAAATCTGATTAAATCTTAAGAAGCAGTCCTGTTTTCTTCCTTGCGTAACCAGGACATTAGTGCAGCTCTCACCACCGCACTGCTCCCTGCAGAAAGCACGGCCTgatctcctcttctgctggcCTCACGGAGTTTGGCCATGAAACATCCATTAACAGTCCTCACATGGTGCCAAATGCGCCACGCTGATGTCTTCCACGGGCGCCTGGAGCCGAGCAGCACGCCTGCGGAAGACAACAGAGTGCTGCATTAAGCAGTGATGACGCGCGCTGTAATATCGCATCTGCTTATCCAGGAGAGAAATATGACGATCGTTACAGCCCAACACTGCAGCTACGTTTGTGATACAACGTTGTCCATCaacatcctgccccccccccactgtaaTCCTTTCTgtcaacagcccccccccaaaaaatagaTGCTATTATGCAAAGTTTGATACATGTGTCAGTGGAAAAACAATCTTATTCAAACTATGTGGTTCCAGACGCTgcacatttttactgttttactgaAATAATTGACTTAATAATTGGGTTTTTTTGAAGACACGAGCGGTCAGTTGGAGCCCTGCTGTTCACAGAGTTAAAAATCTATGGATGGGAGCTATTTTTGATCACCTCTGCGTGCAATTATGATGAGGTTTATGTGATCGGCGTTCCGGCTTTAAGGCGGAGGCGTTTCCTGTGTGTTCATACGTGCATGCAGTTCATTTTGCTTCTCTCACTGGCTGCTGATTGAcggttggttttattttggtttgcCTTTTTATCCACAGTGAAATATGACAGAGATGCGACGCCACGTTTAATATTTGATTTGGTGtgcgtttttgtgtgtgtgttttctctccaccGCTCCGGCGTTCGTACACGCTTGGCCAAACCTCCCAAAACAAATCTGGTCCCAAATTTTGTCGCCAGAATCTggcttcattttttccccctgtcatCCTCCAGCTGTCTCTCACTCTTTTAATACCCACAtcttcctctcacacacacacatgcacccccacacacacacactttaactactgctgctgttattagGAATCCCACCAGGGACCAATTTTCCCAcattccttcctcttcttctcaccCTTGTCTGTTCAGTCTCACTCTGCTGACGGCTCCTCGGGCTCTCGGGGACTCTGGCCTGTCAGGACATAGATCGGGGGGTTGAGGGGGCAGCGGCTCCGCTACATAGACTGAGACCACATAAGCGGTcgggtgtgtttgtgcacgtgtgtgtctgtgcgttgACGTGCCAGGAGGGATTGACAGTGAGGAGATGGATAGAGAAGCAGCTGAAATTGTTGGAGCACTTTAATTGGTGTGTTGTGCAGCACAAAGGAAACTcgggaaggtgtgtgtgtgtgtgtgtgtgtgtgtgtgcatgcgttgtttttgtgtttgtgcactgAGCTGTTTAAACTGAGGGTTTGTGATGTGCGCCGTGTTCATGCCTGCGCTTCAACCTTCCAGGGGCGTCATAAATCCCATCGGAGGCGTGAAGGGGGGTCGGACGGCCCCGCTGCAGTGCCTGTCTGTGGCAGAGGGCCACTCCAAGCCGGTCCTGTGTGTGGATGCTACAGACGAGCTGCTGTTCACTGGCTCCAAAGGTAAAAAACGCGTCTCTTTAGGGGAGCCGCAGCGATTAGGACAGTTTTAAAGGCTCCAGATGATCGTGGCAGCCTGTAGAAGATGTCTTCAGATTCTCCCTTTGCTGGATAAACTTATCAGCAGCTTCTTTGAGGTGCTTCACCTGAGCTGAAGCCGCACTCTTTTTTTCAGCTTTAGCTCTTTATTCCGCCCGTGGAGCTATTTGATTGTCCCGATCGAGCGTGCTGTCATTTCAAACCCACGATGAGCTGAGCCTTCCTTGACAGTTCTGCCTTTTATGCTCTCTGCTCTTAACCCACCTTAAGAAGAGAAGTGGAGCGTTGGTGTAAGAAATGTCAGTCGCTCCAGCCCAGAGCGCCGGAAACACCGATACAAGCATAAATCCGCTAAATTCCATTCTTTAGCTCCTGGTGAGCTGACACGTAAAGCCACTCAGTTCCCCCACGTCCCCGAGTCTCGTCCACTCTTTAGGCAGTTGAACTTCCATCGTTATTCTCACTGCGTGCGTCTTTCCTCCAGATCGCACCTGCAAGATGTGGAACCTGGTGACGGGTCAGGAGATCATCACCCTCAAAGGCCACCCAAACAACGTGGTGTCGGTCAAGTATTGTCCTTCCTCCTGCCTGCTTTTCTCCGTTTCCACCTCCTATATCAAGGTTTGGGACATCCGCGACACGGCCAAGTGCGTCCGCACGTTTACGTAAGTTTCCCGTAGCTTGTAGCTGATCAAGCGTTAAGCTAGAGCCAAGGAGATTTTTAAAATCCGACTCTCAGTCACCATTTCTcttgaatgttttctttttttttgcctctttcCTTTCCTCACAGCTCTTCTGGGCAGGTGGTTTCAGGCGACGCCTGTGCCGGCACCACGACCCGCACAATAACCTTTGCGCAGGGCGAGTGTCAGATCAACCAGATAGCCCTGAACCCAACAGGCTCTGTGCTCTACGCTGCTGCTGGAAACACGGTTCGCATGTGGGACCTCAACAGGTACACTCCTCGCATCCTCTTAATGCTGTGCACTCAAATCTGCCAGTGTCAGTAGCTTAGCTGAtaatagcattagcattggATGCTGGACCAGGAAGTTGTTTGAGGATGTTCCTGAAGATGGATTTCTGCTTTTTCCTGTGATTGCTGCAGCCTGATGAGTGAAATTCAGTTATAAAAGTGTGAGGGGGGCCTGTTAACGCCTGCCAGAGAAGCTGATGTTCTGCAGAGAGATTTATCAAGGTCTCCTGTCATTTTTCAGGCAGCATTCAGAAGGTAGTTCCTGTTCCACAGGCTACGCTAGcaagtggagggaaaaaagccttCATACCATCAGTGAAGGAGCAGTAGGATGCTTGTTCAAATGCTCCCACTGACCCTGAATGACCTCATCTCCCTGAGCCAATACGTTTGTTGCTGACATTTCCTGATAGTCTCTGGGCTGGAGGAAGATCATCAAGCCAGTTCTTTATTCTCACCCTCCACTGGCGTCTCTGGTGGGGGGCCCTGTCACAGCTCCATGTCTGCAGGatgtctgcttcctctccttGGTTTTGATTACACTGAGTTCCAGACAGGAGTTTTCACACCtaaactgctgcagagctgatgtGCGATGCTGTGTAAGACCCGAGGGCAGAAACGGGACTGGCTGCATCCAGCTGCACAGGGTGGGGGTCCGGGTTGGAGGGAACCACAGTCATTTATGGAAAAAATGACAAGGGAGAGAGCAAACGACCTCGCTGGGAGCCAGGAGAAGTGAAGAGGGTGTCAGAAATGGTGATGTTAATGATGCCATCCTTTGACCCGCTGGTCGGGGAGGAGGATGTAACAGAATAAGAAGCAGGTCCAAGTGAAACTGAAAGAATTTGTTCAGTTTTGTCTTCAGTCCTTCTGCTGGCAGGTGTGCAGGAAGATGGTTGATGGTGGTCACGTCGTTCCCGTAGTTTTTATCTTACTTGAGGAAGCAATCAACAGTGGATTAGTACAGTTTATGATGCGGCGGCTCCTGATAAGAGGCTTCTAATCTAATGACACATTAGATAAAAATAATTCTATATATTTTGGTCTCAGTAACAGAGCTGCTCACAACAGGCTGATGGGATTTCTTCTGCAACCTGAAGTTTATTCAGTGAAATCCAataatactgtgtgtgtgtgtgtgtgtgtgtgtttgtgtttatagGATGCAAGGGATGGGGAAGCTGATGGGTCACATTGGATCAGTTATGTGTTTGACAGTGGGACAGTCTTTGCTGGGCAAAGATCAGGTTATCacaggctccaaagaccattatGTCAAGgtacgcacacacgcacacacacacacgcacacacacacacacacacacacgcacgcacacacacacacacacacacacacacacacacacagcacacaataataacaatcaCCAACTACTTAAAGGTTTGTTTAGGTCTATTATGTTCTTtagtaaaatattttttaatatttgccATTCTGTTCTTTTATCTCCAGGTGTTTGATGTGGCAGAGGGAACTCTGGGTAATGTAGGTCCAGCTCATAACTTTGAGCCACCACACTATGATGGCATTGAGTGCCTGTCCGTGCAGGGAGATGTGCTGTTCAGCGGCTCCAGAGACAACGGCATCAAAAAATGGGATCTGGAACAGCAGGAGCTCActcaggtttgtgtgtgtgtgtgtatgtgtgtgtgagagtgttgcctttgtttttcctttgccAATTTAGAAACAAAgaccaacaaacaaacatcaaGAAAGAATCAGGACAGAGGAAATTGCTCTCTGCAGGTCTGTCTCTCAGACCTCCCTGAAGGCTTAGAAAACCTTGGCAGCATCACAACGCGTGCATGCAGATGGGGAGGGAAATCACTTTTTTTGTAAATGAAATTAAACATCAAATTGAAGTAGTCCTAATCGTGTCCATTATTTCCGATTGGATCTAACTACACCCTTCAGATCATCTAATAATCTCACGTTACGGAGGAGACGTGAGCTCTTGCTTGATTATCTGATGCATTTGGAGACCGCGGGAGATTTCATGAAGCTCAGCTGTGTCTTATGTGACAGTGTGTGAGGTGTTTTCTGTGCTTCTCGCATTGGTTTTAGATCGTAGATGAGTTGTTCCTTTGGATTCTTTCAGATATTCTCCCACATGGCCCCTCAGCATCTAAACTCTCTTCACTCCGAGCTCGCGAACAACGGCGGCAGGAATATTAATAGTGTATAAGGCAGCGAACGCTGAGCGTCTCTGTTACGCCGCTAAAGGACGCTCGcttgttttaaatgtatatGTATAAACTAGAAGGAAGTGTTAGAAGAGAAGGCACCAAGTAAGGCAGAGTCGAAAGATTTATTCATGTGATTGTAGAGCTCCTGCATCAAGGTTTAAAACCTCCAGCTTCGTTCTGCCCGTGGCGTCGTGCACCGTGGAAACAGGATGAAAAGGCTCTGGGACGTTATTGTGGGGAACAGGTTCTTGAGCAGAACGTCACTCCGCGGTGTCCCTTTACAGCAACAATATGCACCTGCAGGAATGATgtgacacgtgcacacaaacgcacatcGACCCGGCCCAAACGCTGGCTAAAACACCGTAGGAACCTCCATATCCGCCATCTGTACCACTTGCGGCATGTTTTCTGTCGCCACATTGATGAATGAAGTAAGTTTAATGGCTTTTGAGTGCACGTGGGGCACTTCAACCGCTCGGGCCTTTGCCCCCCTGCTGAGAGCCGGTTCGTGGACGGCTCCCCTCGCGTCTCGCTCCTGTCGGCTGTGGGGGCAAAGTCAACAGAGAGTCGTGGTGTGTAATGTAGCTGGAAGCTGTGTCAACATTTGCATTGGGTCCCGCGTTGCACCACGGCCACAGGTGCCCCGGCGGGGCGGCGTGCGTTCTGCCCCCTCTCTCATGTCTTCAGCCGCCTCTTCATGTTAATAAAGCACATTAATGCTCTCAGGGGGCAGATGGAGATGGCTCACCGGCTCACAGCCTACATTACTGTGCAGATCATGTCCTTTTATTGTTTGCATTAGTTCTAATCGGGGTTTTGTTTGACCTTAACCTCCTTCCTGAAGCAGCCAGCAACAGCCCATGTACCTCGGTATTCTGGCAATTGTGTAAAGGCTTCAAATTGTTGCTGTGGGTCTAATAGAGTATTACAGACGACCGTTGGAGGCTGGTCTGCTGTGAGCCCGCTGTTAAGATGCACAAGCCATATGTGCGCGGATGTAAAGCAATTTGCTCCTCCTTTCTCACAACTGTTGTTATGGTTCCCACTTGATATTTACTTCAGAATGAATTGCAGAATACCTCCATTAAAGGATTTTGTGCTTTGCTGGGCTCAAGACACTCAGTGATGTGCAGTTGGTGCATGTTGTGTTCTTCAGCCGCCTGCACATTTGCTGatcttttatcttttaaatGAATGGGAGTTTTCTCTATCTCTCTGTAACTTCACACTCTAAATTATGTTGGACATGACATGTTAATTCAGTAGTTTTTAATCCTTTTCAGGGCTCTTTACCATTTATGATCAAAAATTTTGTTTCTTTCCTGTTTATGCTTCAAAAAAAAGAGTTGTGGCTAATTATATTAAAGCTAGTGTCTGTTATGTCGGCATGAATGAACCGTGGCCATGGCAACGCTGCAGGAGAGACGTCATTGTGTcaaatgaaaatataacatCTCTTGAATTTACATTTCAATTGACGTAGATTAAAATTGTGGAAATGGAGGAATTTAGTGGAATTTTAATACGGCAAGAGACAAATTAGACAccaataatgtgtttttaattgtgtgGG is drawn from Takifugu rubripes chromosome 19, fTakRub1.2, whole genome shotgun sequence and contains these coding sequences:
- the kif21b gene encoding kinesin-like protein KIF21B isoform X3, whose protein sequence is MANPGDCCVKVALRIRPQMAKEKIEGCHVCTLVAPGEPQVLLGKDKAFTYDFVFDVDSEQQSIYQACVYKLIEGCFEGYNATVFAYGQTGSGKTYTMGTGFDVSLGQQEQGIIPRAVHQLFQGIQSSKVRAQEAGVQPPEFKVSAQFLELYNEEILDLFDGTRDPESRCRKSSIKIHEDAGGSIYTTGVTSRLVQSEEELLQCLKLGALSRTTASTQMNAQSSRSHAIFTIHLCQMRVCQQPQMNGGGEEMNGVDSTPITQPEFETLMAKFNFVDLAGSERLKRTGATGERAREGISINCGLLALGNVISALGDQTKKGGHVPYRDSKLTRLLQDSLGGNSRTLMIACVSPSDRDFMETLNTLKYANRARNIKNKVVVNQDKTSQQISALRAEIARLQMELTEFKAGKRVACEDGSEGYSDLYQENAMLQRENDTLRLRVKAMQETIDHLNTRVTHLLAHEVSNLLIKSSEGNEEIGSLIQNYIREVEELRSKLLESEAMNESLRRQVARLSTRPSLSASSLTPVPGHPLGSSPVPMSMEAEMSDVLRRAKLDIERLKKKERRQRRMSPELEKGSKKRVKLQENGEPGQGRENGQNGQNEDMDSDDNYAEDIMSPLQEESGCDEDEDEEEGREEEEDGFDSDESLVDSDSDSDDKADNFQADLADLTCEIEIKQRLIDELENSQRRLLMLKLQYEEKLILLQNKIRDTQLERDRVLQNLMSMENYTEEKANRIKQEYEKRLKEMNRDLLKLQVAQKEHTRLLKNQGRYERELKKLQLEVNEMKKAKVALMKQMKEEQQRRRMVEAKRTREIAQLKKEQRRQEYQIRALESQKRQQELVLRRKTQEVTALRRLAKPMSDRVAGRVARWNHSPSVTDSGADLSASTAASSSEAETGRSVSGLVRQWNNRNNVMGYMGESEGSMDGTKVIGNRKKLPRKPGGLGNSGVANRTSSFSKSARQKWQTLERRIIDIVMQRMTIANVEADMDRLIKKREELTVQQESLSHKREVLMADGEGPEAEERLLQEIGEEIEVLNANIDYINDSLSDCQATIVQIEETKDELDSVDTSVVISSCSLAEARHLLDHFLKASIDKSLQVAQKEAQIRLLEGQLRQTDVIGSSHNHMILDALREKAEYIPELQALIHNVQQENGYASTDEEPSEFSQASDSSVSQMKESNSQDDFKIKVEPRLSGQMKAVSAEYLGPGLDASSSSKQQYITKSLASLTDIQEDGLSLATVSLGLSLALRDPHRERASRTISLPVRGHTFPRQSRGYDTSPLMRRKSYDRAYRPTDGYTPPSSPPLRTRNDRNVFSRLTSNQTQGSALDKGVINPIGGVKGGRTAPLQCLSVAEGHSKPVLCVDATDELLFTGSKDRTCKMWNLVTGQEIITLKGHPNNVVSVKYCPSSCLLFSVSTSYIKVWDIRDTAKCVRTFTSSGQVVSGDACAGTTTRTITFAQGECQINQIALNPTGSVLYAAAGNTVRMWDLNRMQGMGKLMGHIGSVMCLTVGQSLLGKDQVITGSKDHYVKVFDVAEGTLGNVGPAHNFEPPHYDGIECLSVQGDVLFSGSRDNGIKKWDLEQQELTQQIPNAHKDWVCALAHVPGRPMLLSACRAGMLKVWNVDNFTPIGEVRGHDSPINAICTNSRQIFTASSDCRVKLWSYVPGLTPCLPRRVLAIKGRATSLP